DNA from Fusarium musae strain F31 chromosome 7, whole genome shotgun sequence:
GTAGAGAGTAGGGCTGTTGAGGATCTCGGAGGCGATGCGGGCACCGTGGATGGGAGGGTTGGAGTACAGAGGTcggatgatgatcttgagctgAGAGTCGAcacgcttcttctcctcggcaTCGGCACAGACGAGGGAGAAGGCACCAATACGCTCACCATAGAGACCCTACGAGATTGTTAGCTGGCCTTGTTTCTTCACATGTAAATCTGTTTAGCGTACCATGTTCTTAGCAAAAGACTGGCACAGGGCAATGTTGTGGCCCTGCTCAACGAAGTAGCGGACAGCGAAGGCATCCTTGTCGGTGTCACCGCTGGCAAAGCCCTGGTAAGCCATATCGAAGAAGGCGAAGTggcccttctccttgacgacGTCAGAGATCTGCTTCCACTGCTCCTGGGTAGGGTCAACACCGGTAGGGTTGTGAGCGCAAGcgtggaagaggaagacacTGCCGTTGGGGGCACCCTTGACGTCAGCAATCAGaccctcaaagtcaaggccGATGGTCTTCTTGTCGTAGTAGCGGTACTGCTCGACCTCAAGACCGGCATGGTTGAAGACGGCCTTGTGATTAGCCCACGAGGGGGTAGGGATGtagatcttcttctcgccaggGAAGAACTTCTGGAGGAAAGCAGCACCGACACGGAGGGCACCGGTACCAGAGATGGTCtgggtgatggtgatgcggTCAAGGGCGGGGTTGTTAGGGCCGTAGGCCAGCTTGGCGGCGGCGGGAGGGAACTCGGGAACACCAGTGATTCCGGCGTACTCCTTGTTCAACTTGGCATCGACGACCTTAAGCTCAGCCTCACGAACAGAGGGAAGAACGTAGGGCTTGCCAGCATCGTCACGGTAGGCACCGACACCTGTATGGGATTCGGATCAGAATGAGGTCGAGAAACAGCGGGAAACCTCCGCAATCGGATGGTGGGGGATGACATCGCAACATACCCaggttgatcttcttgctgTTCTTGTCGGCCTTGAAGGCTTCAGTGATACCTGGAGAGAGAAGTTAATATCGATATTCACATGGTGGTGAAGCGATTTGTCTTTTGGCGCAAAACGCCCCGTATGCGGAGAAACGGAGCGCATCGCATAAAGCGGGCGTTGGACGTACCAAGAATGGCCTATACAGAACAAAACAAGCAATTGATTAGCAACAGAAGCTGGCGCAAAGCTCAGATACGGCTGATTCAACTTACATCCTGTGAGAGGTTAGCATAAGGCCATGGAGGAGAAGTGCGCCAGCAGTGAGGGAGCTTCTTACAGGAGGACCTTGAGGAACGTTGGCCCAGTGAGAGGCAGCGCGAATGGCAACCAGGTTGAACTGAGCAGGACGGGCAGCCCGGCGGCTGGCAACTCGGAGAGTGGACAGCATtgtgaaggtgatgatgagggatgGACTGATGACTGAGAGGAggttgaaggaggagaaagaggaggagaataataataaaaaagcgtGGGAGGAGAAGTAGGATCACTTGAGGCGATCCTATCCTATGGCGGAGTGTgactaggtaaggtaggcaaAGCGTGGTGTCTAAACGTACATTTTGGCGATCGGGCCTCTTCGGAGCTGGGCTAGGGGAGCTGTTGTCCAATCAGACACTGGAGACTGGATCGAGACCCTTAATTTATGGGGGCTTCAAGCAGCTCCCACAAAATGAGCTCACCTTGATCAGGGCATTTCTCGGTGGGCTTCTGCTGCCCGTGAAATTCTAGTGGGGTTACCCCGGACATCGGCGTGTGAAAGAATGGCAGTCACAGGCGCCCAAGCCACAATATTTTGATTCTTCCCGGGGTGTTTCTCTCCATGGCCATGGGATCTACGGATATTTTAGTTGCCATGACATGACTCTTGGCTAAGGTTACGTGTAGACAAGAGTGACTCTTTAACGGTGAATGACACAGACTCTAGAACTGTGAGTCAAAAGGTAGGAGGAGAGTTGGCATTACCAGTATGTTTAAATATGAACTACCTTGCTCTATCCGCAGGTTAGTTAGTAGTTCTGTCAACTGCCATTTAGGCTCTATAGATAACACAATATTCCAAGCAGAGGATAATAATGTCAAGTCCTAGTGTAATATGTGAAACCCTCCCTGTTGTTTCTCCATGTCGTTCCTTCTTTCCTAAAGAAATGCCTCAAGCTGAGTGGTGCGCCTGAGGCGGTTCCAGGTTCTGTCTTTACCCTGCTGGGGTCTTGTTCCTTTTGTCCATCGTAATTCATTTCCAAGTAAACACAACAATGAGCATGGTCCACCAATTTATCCAGTCGAGTCGACAATATCGAATTGTCCCTTCTTAACATATCGAATGACGATGTTTTGTCACCAATTGCCTGCCGCTTCGGGATAGTATGATCTGAGTACTGTACGTACAGAAGTTGCCGCTTGTAACCCGGGATCTCGATGGATCCTTGTCAAGCAAATATGGATGGGCACATGCAGGACGGTTCAAAGCAGCTTGCACATGTCAAAAGCCCGTTTCATCCGCATTCGATCCATCACTACATAAGACCGGCATTTGATGATACTCTTTCCAACAGCCCGTACGAACTTTCTTATACATACTCTTCAGCGATAGTTTCCGTCCACAGAGCACACCAACACTGGTACAACCCCATATATCTGCTAAGATCAGCTTATATATGAGGCCATACCGAGAAAGGagcgagaaaagaaaagaaagctcCCATCAACCGCCGGCAACCGAATCCGACCCTGACCTGTTTCCAATGACTGTCGATTTATTCTCCAGCTGTCCGGTCGACTCCGGCCTCTTCACCGCGCGTCCCATTCTGGGTCTTCCGCTGGGCCTGTCTGTAGCAGCGGGTCCGCTCTTAGGGTACGGACAGGACAGCGCCCTTTGAATCGACGCCCATTGTCTCTCCGCTTGTCCAGATTCCGCTCccactactccgtactgtcTCCATGCTCACTTTAGCCCTGACTGCGTGCGTCACCGAGCCCATGCTTCGGGTACCGGGCTCTACCGTTATGGAATCCACAAACACGCGCATTTCCCATGCACCGGTTCCGTCCTCGTGACCGGCCCGGTCCCGTGTATTCTGCAACTGCAGTACATATGCCGTTGCTGAACCATGCAAGCCTCAGGATGCggtatatactatatttacaGAAACCCACAAGGCAGTTGGGCGCAGAAACGTCGATTGGTCTATGAGAGTGGCCATCCGAACATTTCAAACTGAAATTACCAAAACGTGGGGGCTTCAAACACTGGTCATAGTCTCGCCAAAAGAAACACAGTATCCAAGGGAATATCATTAAGTCAATCATCATGACGCCTTCAACCAAATTACATACTGGAGCCTCCCATTTTTTGCAACTACATTTTGCAAGTCTATAGGATATGGAGCTTACTCCTAAACGCCAACGCCTGTGTGATCCAAGTGCCAAGGCATATGTCAATGCCGACTAAGATCCGAAGCATCCCCTTACCAAGATCTCTGCATCTTGCATGTGGTGCATTCCAGCTCAATACGTGATGCTTTGCTGGGATATTTGCGACATCAGGGTacaatcatctcatcaacgtATTCATCTCTTGCCCCGGAGCAAGAGTGCATAGAAGCTGAGCAGTTACAATCTGCCAACCTATGCTTTGTCGTGGACCTTCTCAGAGGGCGTGTCCGCGATTTCTTCGTACCGATTCATGACATTCTCCTCCACGGTCTCATGGAATACATCCACCTCAGTAGACGCGAACTTCCTTGCGCTAATGCCTCGCTCAAAAAGCACGTCGAGCTCCGCAAATGTGCGCCCGCTTGGCTCTGGTAGGCGGAAGAAGGTGTAGATGATACACAAGAAACAAATACCACCCTATTGTTCTCGTCAGTAACGAGGCGTATGTGTTATGGAGTGGTGGAGTGGCTCTTACCCAGAAGAATCCCGCATAATTACCCCAGTCCCAGGCTGTGGGGTTGAGCATATAAGGAGTCAAAacgctgttgatgatgcccaCAACGTTGCTGTAGTCAAATCTGGTTAGCTCTCAGTAACAACAGTTCGGTCATGGCTGAACGCCAACTGAGGACATCATCCCCTGGCTTTTGCAATATTCGTGACTTACTAGAGGTTACGTCCAAGAACAACTGTCTTGATCTGCAAACGCCGGGACGACAGTTCTCCCACAAGAGAATAGCATACAGTTCCAATGGTCAACTGGTAGAACAGCGCCCATACAATCATCATACAGCCTGTGGCGAGCGATGATTGGCTCCGATGAGCCTCGGGCACTAGACCAAGGAAACCCATGATGAGCAGCATGGAACAAAGACCGCAGAGACCATAGAGAACCAAGGATCGTCTGCCAATACCCAAAGTCATAAGACCCCAAGCACCAAAAACTCCGGCCATATTGATACCGTACTGGCCCAGGGCAAATGAATATGCCTTGTCGGCTGATAGTCCAGCCTGTTCAAGGAAGTAGGTGGAATAGTTGGAGAATGAATTGCCGCTCAGGTTCTGAATGGCCCAGATCATGCATACGATCTCGGTACGGCGAAGGTCTGTGCCCTTGAAGCAGTCCCAGTAACTTGCACCTGATGTGATCTTCTCTTCAAGGGCAGTTGTATGTACCATCATGGCGATAGTTTCGTCAGCGTCAAAGTCAGTCTCGCGATCGAGACTGGTCAAGCGAAGCAATGCCTCCTTAGCATCCTGGGTACGACCTCTCCGGACCAGCCACCATGGCGATTCGGGCGCAAAAAAGATGCCAACGAGGAGTGGCAAGGGCCACATCCACTGGAGAGCATATGGAATGCGGTACGCCCATTCATCGTTGCGCTTGAGCATGGCGTGGATGACGCCTATGCCGATCTCCTGGCCAAGACCCCAGCAGAAGTTGACATACGTCGTCAAGTACCCACGCAGAGCAACTGGACAAACCTCAGATGCATAGGTGATGGTCAGTGTTTGGAAGATACCCCACGGGATACCACACAGTATTTCAGCAACCAGCAGAGTCTGAACGTTCTGGGCGGTAAAGAAGATGGTTGTGAAGCCAGCTACACAGACGAGACAGGCCATGACAGTGTAACGATAACCAAATCGTTCAGAGATCCAGCCGTTGATAAAAAGACCAATGATCTCGCCACAATGGGCTCCCTATGAATTGTTGATGAGCGAGTACACCGAGAACTTGTGGGCAGATGGCTTACGTTACTCAGACCAGCTTGCCACGCAGCTGGTACCTGatattctccatcatcaccaaggacGCCATACTTCTTGTTGAACTGCGGGAAGGCATCTGGTAGCAGGTGTTAGTGAGATGAAACTCTAGCTTCGCTCAGTATCGATGCTGGCTCCGCACACCAGGCACCTGATTGCGGTCGCACACGGACAGCCAGGGGTCGGTCAACACATACAAAAGTTATTGACGAGAGAGATGTCATAGCCCTCCATTACAATACATGTGGAGATGAGGATACTCCAGAAAATGGCCTTGGGATAGAGCTTGATGCCCTGGCGGAGGGTCATGGTACGCTCCTTGTGGGCAGCCGAACGGGCATGCtcgacgatgttgatatgCGTCTTACTGGGGTCGGTATTATCCTCAGCGGCCGAGTCCACGGCCGCCGTGTTTTCGAGGGTGTCCTTCGGAGGCGGGGCCGTTGCCGGGGCCGGCGTCACCACGTCTTGTTCGCCCGCCATAACTTCAGCTTCCTGAGCCTGGTTGTGAAGATGGGCTTATAAGCCAACCAACACTAGACCTACAAAGCTGAAGACGACTATTGGAGAGCACTGCAGCGGACGGAGAGGGGCCAAGCAAATAATCAAAACTTGCCCAAATACGCTTGATGAGgtgatggaggaggagcaaCGTCGAAACGAAGTCATACAAATGTAAAGTTCAACGTGTGTAGGAAAGGTGACACTTCAAATGGACCACAATAAGACACAACCAAACAACAGAGAATCCGTGGCGACAGCGATAATAGCCACTCTTTACTCACACACGACCTGCAACAGTACGTAGCAGAAACAGAGAacaag
Protein-coding regions in this window:
- the GOT2 gene encoding Aspartate aminotransferase, mitochondrial, with amino-acid sequence MLSTLRVASRRAARPAQFNLVAIRAASHWANVPQGPPAILGITEAFKADKNSKKINLGVGAYRDDAGKPYVLPSVREAELKVVDAKLNKEYAGITGVPEFPPAAAKLAYGPNNPALDRITITQTISGTGALRVGAAFLQKFFPGEKKIYIPTPSWANHKAVFNHAGLEVEQYRYYDKKTIGLDFEGLIADVKGAPNGSVFLFHACAHNPTGVDPTQEQWKQISDVVKEKGHFAFFDMAYQGFASGDTDKDAFAVRYFVEQGHNIALCQSFAKNMGLYGERIGAFSLVCADAEEKKRVDSQLKIIIRPLYSNPPIHGARIASEILNSPTLYKQWLGEVKQMADRIITMRALLKENLEKLGSKHDWSHITSQIGMFAYTGLTADEMTRLAEEFSVYATKDGRISVAGITSENVGRLAEAIYKVKG
- a CDS encoding hypothetical protein (EggNog:ENOG41) — its product is MAGEQDVVTPAPATAPPPKDTLENTAAVDSAAEDNTDPSKTHINIVEHARSAAHKERTMTLRQGIKLYPKAIFWSILISTCIVMEGYDISLVNNFYAFPQFNKKYGVLGDDGEYQVPAAWQAGLSNGAHCGEIIGLFINGWISERFGYRYTVMACLVCVAGFTTIFFTAQNVQTLLVAEILCGIPWGIFQTLTITYASEVCPVALRGYLTTYVNFCWGLGQEIGIGVIHAMLKRNDEWAYRIPYALQWMWPLPLLVGIFFAPESPWWLVRRGRTQDAKEALLRLTSLDRETDFDADETIAMMVHTTALEEKITSGASYWDCFKGTDLRRTEIVCMIWAIQNLSGNSFSNYSTYFLEQAGLSADKAYSFALGQYGINMAGVFGAWGLMTLGIGRRSLVLYGLCGLCSMLLIMGFLGLVPEAHRSQSSLATGCMMIVWALFYQLTIGTVCYSLVGELSSRRLQIKTVVLGRNLYNVVGIINSVLTPYMLNPTAWDWGNYAGFFWGGICFLCIIYTFFRLPEPSGRTFAELDVLFERGISARKFASTEVDVFHETVEENVMNRYEEIADTPSEKVHDKA